Part of the Leifsonia soli genome is shown below.
TCGAGGTGGACGACGTCACGGCCTGGACGTCGCAAGGCTACGGACTCCCGGCGGCGGGCGCGCTCGCCGACCTCAACGAGCTGAACATCGGCGTCCGGCTCATCGGTGCGCGCGTTCGGGCCTTCGGAGCCGCCTCGGGCGAGCTGCACGGCCGTATCGCGGCGCTCTTCTACCGCTATCGCAGCCGCGGGGGCTTCGACGACGTGACCGACGTCCTGATCGCGCCGGACCCCGAGGCGGCCGGGGATGCGGATCCGGGCGCGGGGGAGTCGCGCCCGGGCGATTCCGGCACGGTGTGGTACCTGGTTCCGGCCGGCGACGGCCCGCTCCGCCCGATCGCGGTGCAGTGGGGCGGGCAGGGCTTCCTGGGCGCGTCGGGGGCGGGCTTCGACTTCTCGCTCGCCACCAGTTTGAGCGCCATCCTGCGCCTGCTGGATGTGGAACTGGTCGTCGACTACAACACCGGCCCCCAGCCCTACTGGGGGAAGACCGGTCACTACACGATCGCGACCTTCGCCTGCGAGCGGGCGACGGATGCGAAGCTCCGGACACTGCTGACCGCCAACACGGACAGGATCAGCTTCAGCCTCGCGGGCCTCGGGCACGGCACCATCGACACGACGACCGTCCAGGCCAAGAGGAACGGCGGCTTCGTCCCGCTCGCCGACGTGCCGGACCTGGTCTGGAAGAACCTGCCGGGCGCGGTGAAGGGCGGCCGCGACACCGCGTTCCGCACCGGGCCGGAGCATCCGAACCACTTCGCCGACATCGATCAGCTCCTCGACGGGACGACGCTCCGGGCGCGCTGCGTCGACGATCCGGCGAACGTCTCCGTTCCGGTGTGGCAGGACTACTACACGCGACTCGGGCACACCGAGCCCGACAAGCGGGGGCTGCTGCCGTTCCGCGTCCAGCAGTTCTTCGACGAGCTGGTCGCGGCGGTGCGGGCGAAGGACGTCGTCCGGTACGTCGCCGCCGCTGGTCTCGTCGCGCACTACGTCGGCGACGCCTGCCAGCCGCTCCACGGCTCGTTCCTCGCCGACGGCCTCGAGGACGGCACGGGGAAGGGCGTCCACTCCGCCTACGAGTCCACGATGATCGACCGCCACGACGTCGAGATCGTGTCGGGGATCGCTCACGCGCTCGACGGAGTTGCCCTGCCGCCGCTGGTGACCTCCGGTACTGAGGCGGCGGTCGCCGTCGTCCGGCTCATGGACCGGTCGGCGACGGCCATCGATCCGCGCGCCCTCGTCAGCGCGTACGCCGCCGTCGCGACGAAGCCCGGCGACTCGACGGTCCGGGTCACGGACGCGCTGTGGACCGCGTTCGGCCCGCAGACGATCGGTGTACTCGCCGACGGAGCGCTCGCCCTCGCGATGCTCTGGCAGAGCGCCTGGAAGGCGGCGGCAGGGGATGCCGCGTTCTCCTCCGGTGCCCTGGCCGCGGTCGACACGGCGGCGCTCCAGGCGTTGTACGAGGATCCGGCGTTCGTCCCGTCGCTCACCCTCGACGAGATCGGCCGGGTGCTGCAATCCGCGCCGTCGAGCGGACGCTCCCGCACCTCGGGCGCGCGTCGGAAGACCGCGCAAAAAAAGACCCCCTGATCAGAGAATCCCTGATCAGGGGGTCTTACCGGTTGCGGGGGCAGGATTTGAACCTACGACCTCTGGGTTATGAGCCCAGCGAGCTACCGAGCTGCTCCACCCCGCGGCACAAGAAGAAACTCTAGCACGGGATCGGAGGGGTGGGAAATCGCGAACACCCGCCCGGGCGCGTCCTGTCCTGTGGACCGGCCGTCCTACTAGAGTCGATCCGAGATAGGGGATGCGATGGCGAGTGTCGTGACGAAGTACCGGGTGGTCGTGGTCGAGGACGACCCGGACGTGGCCT
Proteins encoded:
- a CDS encoding S1/P1 Nuclease encodes the protein MDILSADSSFASLSTADLLEARDLYHWHLLNKKNVVGTAVGLSLIRKSDPWPVGERPDAGGGVRAATRAPVRGERTFDNSEVRDYSRPCILVLVDAWIPADRFGSGAEQESPEELVPSTLYLPDGRTVPVCVVKVTPSAPDASVLPPRTWPASRIGGGFPLVSESQGVQNLGSVGTLVTDGHTVFALTSRHVTGPAGSPVSSFLGGSLSVVGRASARHLTRRPFAEVYPQFSGRRTFATLDVGLVEVDDVTAWTSQGYGLPAAGALADLNELNIGVRLIGARVRAFGAASGELHGRIAALFYRYRSRGGFDDVTDVLIAPDPEAAGDADPGAGESRPGDSGTVWYLVPAGDGPLRPIAVQWGGQGFLGASGAGFDFSLATSLSAILRLLDVELVVDYNTGPQPYWGKTGHYTIATFACERATDAKLRTLLTANTDRISFSLAGLGHGTIDTTTVQAKRNGGFVPLADVPDLVWKNLPGAVKGGRDTAFRTGPEHPNHFADIDQLLDGTTLRARCVDDPANVSVPVWQDYYTRLGHTEPDKRGLLPFRVQQFFDELVAAVRAKDVVRYVAAAGLVAHYVGDACQPLHGSFLADGLEDGTGKGVHSAYESTMIDRHDVEIVSGIAHALDGVALPPLVTSGTEAAVAVVRLMDRSATAIDPRALVSAYAAVATKPGDSTVRVTDALWTAFGPQTIGVLADGALALAMLWQSAWKAAAGDAAFSSGALAAVDTAALQALYEDPAFVPSLTLDEIGRVLQSAPSSGRSRTSGARRKTAQKKTP